GTAGGCATGAATTTGAAGGAAGAGAAACAAGAAAGATAACGGTTGGTACACACACAGGAACACATGTTGATGCACCATTGCACTTTATAGCAAATGGAAACAGTGTAGACAAAATACCTCTCAGCAAATTAATGGGAGATGTAACTGTACTTGATTTCTCATACCTCGGAGAAAACGAAAGTGTTACCAAAGAGATGCTAAGTGATATTGATCTTGGTCGAAAAATAATTTTTAAATTTGGGTGGGGAAAACATTGGGGTCACAAAAAGTATTATGCAAATTATCCTTATATTACTGAAGAAGCAGCCAACTACATAGTATCAATGAATGTTGAACTTATTGCTATGGATACTCCATCACCGGACGACAGCAGAATAAAACCCGATGACCCCCATGATTCCCCTGTACATAAAATACTGTTAGGTAATGAGATAATACTTGTAGAATATCTTGCAAATACAGAACAGATAACTAATACTGAAGGTTGGAAAATAATAGTAATGCCTTTAAAAATCAAAGGTGCAGATGGATCTCCTGCAAGAATTTGTGTATATAAATAAGGAGGAGCATTTGTGAATACAAAAAACTGGATAATCCAATGGTTTGAAGACAACACCGATATGGAATATGCTGAAATTGAAAGTCAAACAGATGTCAATTTTCTTGATAAAGCTTGGATTGATTCCTTTAAATTCATTTCCTTTATAGATGATATTGAAAATGAATTTAATATCCGATTTTCAAATGACCAGTTTCAAGATAGAAGATTTTCAACTGTAGAAGGACTTATCGAAATAATAGAGGATAAAATCAATGGATAACTTTGACTTTTCAAAATCAGACATTGTTAATGCACTAAAAAATGTTGGTCTGAAACCAGGAGATAATATTTTTGTGCATAGTAATATCGGATTTTTTGGTAAACTTGAGGGTGGAAACAACAAAGACGACTATTACAGAATATTTAAAGATGCCATTTTTGAAGTTATTGGATCGGAAGGAACTTTAGTAGTACCTACTTTTACTTATTCCTATTGTTGGAACCAGGTATACGATAAACATTCTTCAAAAAGCACCTGTGGTTTTTTTTCAGAGATGGTCAGAAATGATTCTTCGTCTGTTAGATCTGAAGACGGAAATTTTTCAATTGCAGCAATTGGAAAAAATGCATTATATTTTGTATCCGACTCGCCAAGTGATTCATTTGGAGAAGATTCTTTTTGGGGGAAATTTTTAAAATTAGAGGGGAAGTTTTGTAATTGGAATTTTGATAGTGCTTCTACATTTATTCATTTTGTAGAAAAACAACTTAATGTTGACTATCGATATGATAAGACTTTTTTAGGAAAATCGTTGATTAAAGGAAAAAAAGTGGATAAAAAATTCACCCATTTTGTGTATGATTTAGAGAAACCTGAAAACTCCCCGGATTTCTCAAAATTTGATAAGGTAGCTAAAAGTCAAAACTTTGCAAAAACCGCTGATTTGGGAAAAGGACAGATAGTATTAATATCTGCGAATGATACTTTTAAACTTATTGAAAAAACGATTAAGTTTTGTCCTACGTTTTTAATTAAAGGAAATACTGCCAGTAAGTGAGGAGAAAACGTTATGCTTAAAGAAACGACTCTAGACGAGAGCATTGGGCGAGACATGCATAATTTAATGACAGAGCTTTACCCAATTTGTAGAAGTATTACAGGCAACGGAGTAAGAGAAACCATTTCTATTCTTAAAAAATACATCCCTTTGCAGATTCATGAAGTACCAACAGGAACAAAAGTTTTTGACTGGCAAATACCAAAAGAATGGAATATAAAGGATGCATATGTTAAAGACTCTAAAGGAGTGCGCATAATTGATTTTCAAAAATCAACTCTTCATGTATTAAATTACAGCATTCCTGTTAATAAAAAAATGAATTTTGATGAACTGAAAGAACATCTTTTCACATTACCAGATAATCCAGAGTGGATACCCTATTTAACTTCTTATTACAAAGATAATTGGGGGTTTTGCATATCTCAAAATCATTTTGACACATTGGACGACACCGAAACATATGAAGTTGTGATTGACTCAAGCTTAACAAATGGTAACCTTACTTATGCCGAGCTATTTCTTCAGGGAGAAGTTGAGGAGGAGGTTATGCTTACAACTTATTTTTGCCATCCATCATTGTGTAATGACAATTTAAGTGGAGTCGTCATATTAACATATATTGCTAAATATTTAATGGGACATAAATTAAAGTATTCGTACAGATTTTTATTTATACCTGAAACAATAGGCTCAATAACTTGGCTTTCCAGAAATGAAGATAAAACTACAAATATAAAATATGGATTGGTGGTTACTTGTGCAGGTGATCCTGGAAAGTCCACATATAAGAAAAGTAGGATGGGAAACTCGTTAATAGATTCTATTGTACCTAAAATTCTCGAAGATTCTAAAGAACCATACGAAATTCTTGATTTTTTCCCAATGGGAAGCGATGAAAGACAATTCTGCAGTCCTGGATTTAACTTACCTTTTGGCTCCTTGATGCGAACGCCGTATGGACGATTTCAAGAGTACCATACATCTGCAGATAATTTAGAATTTGTGACCGCCAATAGTTTGAAAAACACTATTCAAAAGTATATTGACACCGTTTATTTGATTGAAAACAATAAAACCTACAATAATCTTAATCCTAAATGTGAACCTCAGCTTGGAAAAAGAGGACTGTACAGAATAATAGGAAGTCAGAAAACTACTAATGTTAGTGATATAGCAATGTTTTGGATACTAAATTTATCCGATGGCACTAACTCTCTTTTAGATATTGCGGTTCGTTCAAAAATAACATTCCGACAGATTAAAGAAACATCTGATGTGCTGTATGAGAATGGCCTATTAGAATGAATACAAAGTGAGTGATGCTATATATTACTATATTATATTAAAAAATTAATATCTTGATTTTAAACATATAGTTAATATTACAAATAATACGAATATCGGTGATATAAGTGAAAGTGCTCATATATATGCCTTTTGCAGATTGGGTCCCACATCTTGCAACAGATCTTGAAATTGCAATCAAACATATAAAAGCAGGTGACGAAGTCCATGTAATCCAATGTTCAGGAGATTTGCCATCATGTGAACCAAATCCAAATCATATTCAACTTAGGTGCATTCTTTGCAAATCGAGGGGTGACAAAGGACTGAATTTAATAAAAGTACCCAAAGAAAACCGGCACGAATTGAATTTAAAACATTTCACAAAAGATATAAATATACCTGATATTTATACAATGGATGACTTAAAGGAATGCAATATTCAAGGACTTGATGCAGGAATGGCTGTTGCTTCATCAATGATTAGTATGATAAGGGAAGCAAATGTTGACATGACTCAGTACCAGCCATTTATTAAAAAGAACCTTCTTATGTCAGTAGCAGTATATGAATCCATTAAATACTATTTAGATAAGATTCAACCGGACATATTTTATCTTTTTAATGGAAGATATTCACCACTTAGACCTGCTTTAAGAGCAGCTCAAGAAAAAAAAGTAAAAACATTTGTTCATGAAAGATCAGGTGTTCTCAACAAATACACATTAACAGAAGATACTTATCCACATGATCTTGAATACCAAAAAAAGCAGATAGATAAATATTGGGAAGTTGAAGATGATGTTGAAAAAAAAGAACAAATTGCAACTTCATGGTACGAAGAACGTCGAGGTGGAAAAGATCAAGGATGGTATTCATATACCAAGAGTCAAATCAAAGGAAATTTGCCGGAAAGCTTTGAATTGGATAAACGAAACATTGCCATTTTTATTTCATCACAAGATGAGTTTGAAGCAATAGAAGGATGGGAAAATCCATACTATGACACACAGACAGAAGCTATAGAAGCAATTATTAATTCAGATGTTGATCCTGAAATAAGGTTCTATCTGAGAATACATCCAAGTTTAAAAGGTTTGAAAAACACTCAGATAAAAGAATTAAATGAATTGAAATCGGCAAATTTGTTTACAATTCCCGCAGACTCAAAAATAGACTCTTATGAACTGATGGCTGCATGTGAAAAAATTATAACTTTTGGATCTACAATGGGCATTGAAAGTGTATTCTGGGGCAAGCCATCCATTTTAGTCGGAAGAACCACTTATGAAGACATCGGTGGATGTTACGTCCCAAAAGACCGCAATGATATAATTGATCTAATAAACAAAAAACTTGATTGTTCTGATAATACAGGTGCCATTAAATTTGCATATTGGCAAAGTGTAAAAGGCCATGAATATATATATTACAAACCGGAGTCCGTGAGGCAGGGTACATTTATGGGGAAGTACCTAAAGAATCCTCATATTCAAAGAATAAAAGCAAGGATCCTGTCCAACGACCTCTTTTCAAAAATTATCTTTAAAACTGCATATTTATTCAGAAAAATCAAATGGAAGCTTCATTTATCTTAATAATCATTCAATGAAGATAAAGCCGAATGACATAACCGAACAAAAGGTCATAACAATGTTGTTTGATATAATAGATTCAATATTTATCTGGAATATTCTTATTATATTTGAGATAATTCTTTTCACATCGTACACTTTGGTAACGTACATTTATTCAAAAAGAGAAATGAAGTTACCAGAAATAGAGAATTTACCTACGGTCACATTGATCATACCAATGTACAATGAAGAAAAAGTGATCAAAGAAAAAATAGAAAATACTTATAGAATAGATTATCCTGTAGACAAACTCAAAGTTATAATCGTTGATGACTATTCTACTGATAACTCCGAAAAGATAGCATCAGAATGTATAAACAAAAACGGATTTAAAGTATCTGTAGTCAAAAACGAAGGTGGCAAAGGTAAAGCAAGAGGGCTTAACTGGATATTCTCAAAGATCACCAGTGAAATAACAGTAATAACAGATGCGGATGCAATATTAAAAGAAGACTCTCTATTAAAGGTTGTTAAAAATTATTCAAATCAGAATACAGGTGGAGTCACAGGGAAAATAGTTATCATATCAGATAAAACAAGAATTTCAAAATCACAGGAAGACTCTTACAGGCATTATTTTGACCTTTGGAGACAGGGAGAAAGCAACATCGCTTCTGTTTCTGTTTGCAATGGTCCATTGATGAGCTTTAGAACGAAGCTCCTGCAACAGATAAAAATCGATCCAAATGCCTATGCAGATGATTCTGATATGCTTTACAAAATAATTGGTTTGGGTTATAATGTCGTATACGAAAAAAATGCTGTAGTATACGAACGTGTTCCTCTAACCTTGAAAGGACGAACTATCCAAAAAATGAAAAGAATAAACGGTTTGAGGAAAGTCTATCTCAATAATTTAAAACTTCTGGGAAAAGGAAAATTTGGAACTATTGTTTATCCCTATGCACTCCTGACACACTTAATCTCGCCCTTTGTGGTCTTGTTGATAACAATAATGTATCCTTTGGTAATCATCAAGCAACCACTGTACCTTGGGCTTTTAATAATACTTTTTGTCCCTAAAATTGGAAATCTGGCACTTTCTTTTGTAACAACCCAATTAATAATGAATTTCTCATTTATAATACCAACTTCTGGGTCGTGGGAAGCTGTAGAAGATGCTCGATATGAATTAAATACAGTAGACGAAAAATAGAGTATGGATTTAAATAAACAAACATAATTAAATTATAAGATTTAATGCATTAATTACATGAGGGAGTAAGGAAATGACCATTAAAAACAAACCACCACAACTATCTTCAAGCAACTTAATATATTTCATAGGAATTGCAATATCATTCCTGATTGCGATATATATCAGAACGATTCCTAAAGCAGGCGTATTTATTTCAGAGTCATTTACACGTTTTGGAGGAAATGATCCCTGGTATCATTTAAGAAATGTTGAATCGATAGTTCACAACTATCCAAATATGCTGTGGTTTGATGCTTATACACAATATCCAAATGGTAGCAATCAGGTGTTTGCTCCTCTTTTTGATTATTTCCTTTCAACTGTAATATGGATTATTGGATTAGGTAATCCTGATCAGAGTTTAATAAACACGATATGTGCATATAACCCTGTAATTTTAGGTGCTCTGGTCATCATACCAACTTATTATGTCACAAAACACCTGTTTGATAAAAGAGCAGCTCTTTTAGCAGCATTTTTAATAGCAATAGCTCCCGGGCAATTTTTATCACGTTCAATAATCGGTTTCAACGACCACCATATTGCTGAGACACTGCTCACAACAATCATTGCAATGTTTATGATTCTCACACTGAAAGCTGCAAAGAATCATGAAATTACCTTTGAGAACATAAAAAACAAGGAGCTCAATGCACATAAGATGCTGTTCATGTATATGATATTGACAGGAGTTGCACTTGGAGCATATTCGTTAGCATGGATTGGGGCAATATTCTTCAGTTTTGTCATTGGAGTATACATTACAATACAATACATTCAGAATCATATGCATGGAAAATCAAATGACTATGTGGCGATAACAGGTGTAGTTGTTTTTACTGTTGCGCTTATAATGGTTTTAGTAACCCCGTATGTAGGAAACACAAAGTCACTAACTCTAAAAGGTTTAGCAGCCGGAATAGTTGCGTTTCCAATTTTAAATTTACTCTCTACTGTAATGAATAAAAAAGGTATCAAAAAAACATATTATCCATTGGCAATTGTTCTTATGTCCCTGGTTGGCATAGGAATAGCAAAACTACTATCTGAATCTGCTTATGAACTTATCACAAGCGTATTTAGTTTCTTTATGCGTACAGGTGGCGGACTTACTATTGCAGAAGCTTCCCCTCTCCTGTCTTCTGGTGGAGTATTTACACTCCAGCCACTCTGGTACAACTTTGGAACACTGGGTTACATATCATTCTTTGCACTTGCAATACTAATATACAAAGCATTCACAAAAAAGAACACACCGGAGAATACATTCCTGATAGTCTGGACACTTATGATAATCTGGGCTATGCTGCAACAGAACCGTTTTGCATACTACTATTCAGTAAATGCAGCAATACTCAGTGCATGGATTGGAATTAGTATTCTGGACCTTGCCGGATGGCAGAATCTCACAAACAGTATCAAATCAAAAACATTTACTGCTAGCAATATTAAAGCCATGCACATACTTTCAGCCATATTCATAGTACTAATTATGGTATACCCAGGTTACAGCATTGCAATGCAACAAAATCAGGGAACTGGTGGACCAAATGGTTACTGGATAGAAGCAACTCAATGGCTAAGATATAACACTCCGGACCCTGGATTAGATTACTATGAGAGCTATGAAAGACCCGATACTGGAGTAAGCTATGATTACCCGGATACTGCATACGGAGTCATGTCATGGTGGGATTATGGTCACTGGATAGAAGTGATCGGGCACCGTATTCCAAATGCCAATCCATTCCAACAGGGAATTGGCGGGCGTACTAATAGCATAGAAGAAGAAAACCGCCCAGGTGCATCCACATTCTTCACAGCGTCATCTGAAGAAAAAGCCACAGAAGTTCTGGAAGCTGTTAATCCTGATCCTGACAAAGCAGGAGCTCGTTACATCGTTTCAGATGTTGAAATGGCAACTGGAAAATTCTATGCAATGACAGCATGGACACTGGACACTGCTGATTATTATGTGCAGGTTCAAACTGAATCAGGATACATGTCAGTTCCAGGACAAAGGTACTATAATTCAATGGAATCAAGACTTCACATATTTGATGGAAATGGCCTTAAACAATATCGCCTGGTCCATGAATCACCAATAGCAAGCACTCAGGAGACTGGATATAAGAACGTCTACAATGTACTCTTTGGTGGAAATCTGGCAGAGGAGAACTCGGGTTATGTCAAGATATTCGAGTACGTAAAAGGTGCCACTGTCACCGGTACAGCGTCTGCAGGTGAAACTGTAACCATCAGCAATACCATACTGACAAGCCAGATGAGGACATTCACGTACACACAAACTGCAACTGCAGGATCTGACGGAACTTACTCGTTCACAGTCCCGTATTCAACAACCGGGCCTATTGAAGGAGAGACACAGTTCGATACCATGCCAACCGGATCTTATGTGATAAGTTATGGAAACACCACGCAACAGGTCAGCGTCAGTGAAACAGACGTTTTGAATGGGAACACAATAACTGTTTGATCATTTCCCATTCTTCCCTTTTTTACTTTTATTCATTTTTACATTTTGTCTCGTTCCCGACACTTACAAATAATATCATGCAGAAGCTAGCCTTAAGGTGATATATTGGACAATATAATCAAGGGAAAAGCATGGATATACGGTAGCGATATCGATACCGATGTAATAATTCCCGGAAAATACCTGCGCACAAAGGACATGCAGGTCTTTGCAGATCATGCCATGGAAGGAATTGACCCCGGTTTTTCAAAGAAAGTGCAGAAAGGCGACGTTATTGTTGCTGCTGACAACTTTGGATGCGGGTCATCCAGAGAACAGGCTGCACTGGCACTCAAATACGCAGGAGTAGGCTGCGTAGTTGCAAGATCTTTCGGAAGGATATTTTTCAGAAATGCTATCAATGTAGGACTTCCTTTAATGGAAGCTAATGTTGAATGCAGCGAAGGCGATGAAGTTGAAATAGACTTGCTTCAGGGAACAGTAAAGGTCAATGGAAAAGTATTCCAGGGTAACAAACTTCCTGATTTCCTGCTTGAGATGCTCACTGACGGCGGTCTTGTAGCCCACAGAAAAGCACAGAAGAACAAACAGTGACAAGGTTCAAATGATATTTCCGGATGAATACAAACACGTAGGGCACAGTAAAGCGACGCCTGCCGGAGAAGACAGGCGAATCTATTTTCTCACTAAATACCTGATAGTAGAAAACTGTGAAACAGGTAACTACTCTCTTTTTGAGGTGGAACACCAGGGAGAAGGATTACTTCGGGATGCAACCAGCCTTAAAGAACTGGCTTCAGGTGAGGAGATCGTGCGCTATGAAAAGGAACTGAATATCAAGGAAAGGGCACTTCTTATAGACACCGCAACTGAAGTATGTAAAAGCAAAGGTAAGGTCAACACTGTTATATTTACAGGAATAGACAAACATCTGACATTTGTGCACAAACCTGATGCTTCTGAAATTCTTGAAATTGAGATCGTGGATATTTTTCCACCGGAACCTTCGTGGCTTGCAAGCGTTGTCCGCAGAATAGAACAAAGCGGAGTATGGGGAGATCTGTCTATCAGGTTCTCAGAGAACCTTACTGACCTGAGACAGTTCGAAGGTGAGAATACGGTTTTCCCTTGTTCTTCTTCAGGACTTAAGGGTAAATGCCTTGATTGCGATGTTATTGAAGAGGACGGAGCACTGCTTGTAGGTTGTGAGATCTCAAAGAGTCTTTTTGAGTCAAGGTTCCCGGGAATAGAGTATTCATTTGTTAACATCTGTCCCTTCAAATCAGACATATTCAAACCCAGCAAAGCCTTCATTACAAGATGCTGCCGTGCTGAGAATTCCGGAATTGTGACGATTGCAGGCATCAGAGGAGCAGTTGTACACTGGGGAGCTTCAGAATTCGATGTGACCATGGCGATCAGGGATCTTGTTCAGGAGCTAAGGCTTTCAGGTAAGAAGGACAAAGTATAATTACGGACATTATAAGATGATCGGGGAATTGACATGAAACTTGCAGTTATAGAAGGTGACGGAGTTGGGAAAGAAGTAATTCCGGCAGCCATTGAAGTTCTTGATGCGTTTGGGCTTGATGTGGAGAAAATTCCTCTGGAACTTGGATATGGCAGATGGGAACGTACAGGTTCTGCTATTACTGATGAGGATATCAACACGCTGAAAGATTGTGATTGTGTTCTTTTCGGTGCGGTGACAACACCACCTGATCCGAATTACAAAAGTGTTCTTCTGACTATCCGCAAGGAACTTGACATGTATGCAAATGTCAGGCCGATACGGCCTCTTCCTTCGGTGAAGGGAATCCATGACAGGACAGATTTCAATTTTATCATTGTAAGGGAAAATACCGAAGGACTCTATTCCGGAATCGAAGAGATCGGTGATGATGTTTCCACCACAAAAAGAGTGATCACAAGGAAAGGCTCAAAGAGAATTGCAGATTATGCCAGCAAACTTGCAGGTAGCAGGACTAATAAACTGACAATTGTCCACAAGTCCAATGTGATGAAATCCGACAAATTATTCCTTGATGTTTGCCGCCAGTCTGCATTGGACGCAGGAGTCGTACATAAGGATGAACTGGTGGACTCTTTCGCCTACAACCTGATAAAAAATCCGTGGAACTATGATGTAATAGTCACTACTAATCTTTTCGGAGATATACTCAGTGACATGTCTGGGGCTCTTGTAGGTGGACTTGGTCTGCTTCCAAGTGCTAATATCGGTGAGAAATATGCGTTCTTTGAACCGGTTCATGGAAGCGCACCGGATATTGCAGGCAGGAACATTGCGAACCCTCTTGCAACGGTACTCAGTCTTAAAATGCTTCTTGAATGGCACGGAAATATGGCTGAAGCAGCACTCCTGGAAGAAGCGATTGACACATCTCTTAATCTTGGAATCTGCACTCCTGACCTTGGAGGAAAGAGCAGCACATCAGAAGTGGGCAAGTACTTAGCCAATTACATCAAAACAAGGGTAAAATAAGACAGGACTTTGTTTGTCTTATTTTCTATTTTCTATTTTCTATATTTCAGATATGTTATTTTCCGTGTCACGCAATACCCAGTAGTGATGACACTGCTGCCATGGTAACCACAGCACTTGCACCGGATATCCATACCATGATAACAAAATCAATCGTAGCACTGAGCATATGACCACCATCCACAATTCTAATCAGGATAGCGGACATCAGAGAGTGACCCACCATGATGGCCATAACCATGTTTGAGAGCGTGTCTATGTTTCCTACATTGGTATAGAGAACCATTCCCATGGACATACCTGCCGGCATTTCCACAGATGAGAACATATCCTGCATCAGTCCGACCACACCAAGGGAAATGTACATTGTAAAACCAATACCACCGGTCAGACCGTAAAGAACACCCACAAGACTTCCTGCAGACTGTGACCTTTTCTTTCTGAGAGTTACTATCTTATGGAAATTAGTGGCGATAATGTCCCCTATAACCTCTGGCTGACCACCAAGGTTTGTAGCCTGGACAAACATACCGGAAAAACGCTGTATAAGATTGCTACCGGTATTTGAGGCGAAGTATTCCCATGAACTGAACTTGTTTATCCTTGTCACAAGCATCTTGTAGAGATTATTTACATCTTTTGTCAGAGGTCCGAAGTCGTGTGCTCTCAAAGCTTTGAGGGCATCATCGATAACACCACCCCTGGCTCCTGCCGAGCTTCCCAGAGAACGAATAAATGCGGGGAAATTCTCATCTTTTCTCCTGATAGCTTTTTCTATCTTCCTTGAAACATGTCCTGTATAAACCAGAGGAGTAATCACCATTGCAACTGCAATACTTGTCTCGATCTTCCCGTAGAGAACCACAGCTATCAGAACAACAATACAACCTGCGAGAGAAACAGGAACTGAACGATATAACTTCAGTTTGTTCTCGGTCATATTGGATGACTGGCTCCACGCAGGGTCTTTTGGGATCTTGCTCTTTGTGAACATCACCATTACAACATCAGTTACAAGGAAAATGATCACCACAACACCCATTAGAAGTTCGGCATTCATACCGGTTATCACTGGCATGATGACAGCAAATGAAGCCATGAAGATCAAAGACATGACAAGGGACACGAAAAGTTCCTTAATTATCTCCACAACATAGAGAGCACCATTGTACATTGCCTCATACTCGTTCATTACAACATTCTGCTCTGCAAACAGGAAAGTCTTAACGTCTTCTCCTGACTGAAGAGCGTGTGCGAACCTGTCCAGAAAATCCTCAAATATTATAGAAGGAGTCCTTTTTGAGACAAAGCGGCATGCGTCTGCAAGACTCAGATGCCACACCATGACCAGATTGAATATCTTCTTTGTTTCGTCTGCAAGTTCCTGATAATCCTCATTTTCCGAGACGATACGTATGATATCTATTCTTGGAGTTTCCGCAGTTGCAATGGAACCCATCTGGGTGATGTAATAGTGCATATTGTTATCTATGCGGGAAGCTTTGCCTGCCAGGATCGAAAGAGGATAGGACATTGCGAATATAATGCATATAACAGGTATCAGGTAAGGTATGAACTTGGCACTGCCAACAAACATTGTCGGCAGCAAAGCAAGAAGAAGAATGGAAAATAAAAATCCGAATGCTATGATAGGTAAAGCAAACTTCTTGAAATATACCTTGGGTTCCATGCCAAGGTTCTTGAATGCTTTCTCATAGCTCACAAACTCACCTCAGACCGAAAATGGAAGACCATCTAAACCATGCTTGTAGAAGTTCACAATTATCTCAAGCACGTCAAAATAATCTTCAATACCCCTTGATTTCATCTCTTCCAGAATCTTTGCCCGAAGGAAGAGATCCTGGTATATCGCCCTTTTATCCTCGTAACCAAGCTTTGTAGCTATTTTATCCTCAAGGA
The sequence above is a segment of the uncultured Methanolobus sp. genome. Coding sequences within it:
- a CDS encoding phosphopantetheine-binding protein, with amino-acid sequence MNTKNWIIQWFEDNTDMEYAEIESQTDVNFLDKAWIDSFKFISFIDDIENEFNIRFSNDQFQDRRFSTVEGLIEIIEDKING
- a CDS encoding 3-isopropylmalate dehydratase, whose protein sequence is MLDNIIKGKAWIYGSDIDTDVIIPGKYLRTKDMQVFADHAMEGIDPGFSKKVQKGDVIVAADNFGCGSSREQAALALKYAGVGCVVARSFGRIFFRNAINVGLPLMEANVECSEGDEVEIDLLQGTVKVNGKVFQGNKLPDFLLEMLTDGGLVAHRKAQKNKQ
- a CDS encoding isocitrate/isopropylmalate family dehydrogenase produces the protein MKLAVIEGDGVGKEVIPAAIEVLDAFGLDVEKIPLELGYGRWERTGSAITDEDINTLKDCDCVLFGAVTTPPDPNYKSVLLTIRKELDMYANVRPIRPLPSVKGIHDRTDFNFIIVRENTEGLYSGIEEIGDDVSTTKRVITRKGSKRIADYASKLAGSRTNKLTIVHKSNVMKSDKLFLDVCRQSALDAGVVHKDELVDSFAYNLIKNPWNYDVIVTTNLFGDILSDMSGALVGGLGLLPSANIGEKYAFFEPVHGSAPDIAGRNIANPLATVLSLKMLLEWHGNMAEAALLEEAIDTSLNLGICTPDLGGKSSTSEVGKYLANYIKTRVK
- a CDS encoding DUF4910 domain-containing protein; this encodes MLKETTLDESIGRDMHNLMTELYPICRSITGNGVRETISILKKYIPLQIHEVPTGTKVFDWQIPKEWNIKDAYVKDSKGVRIIDFQKSTLHVLNYSIPVNKKMNFDELKEHLFTLPDNPEWIPYLTSYYKDNWGFCISQNHFDTLDDTETYEVVIDSSLTNGNLTYAELFLQGEVEEEVMLTTYFCHPSLCNDNLSGVVILTYIAKYLMGHKLKYSYRFLFIPETIGSITWLSRNEDKTTNIKYGLVVTCAGDPGKSTYKKSRMGNSLIDSIVPKILEDSKEPYEILDFFPMGSDERQFCSPGFNLPFGSLMRTPYGRFQEYHTSADNLEFVTANSLKNTIQKYIDTVYLIENNKTYNNLNPKCEPQLGKRGLYRIIGSQKTTNVSDIAMFWILNLSDGTNSLLDIAVRSKITFRQIKETSDVLYENGLLE
- a CDS encoding oligosaccharyl transferase, archaeosortase A system-associated, giving the protein MTIKNKPPQLSSSNLIYFIGIAISFLIAIYIRTIPKAGVFISESFTRFGGNDPWYHLRNVESIVHNYPNMLWFDAYTQYPNGSNQVFAPLFDYFLSTVIWIIGLGNPDQSLINTICAYNPVILGALVIIPTYYVTKHLFDKRAALLAAFLIAIAPGQFLSRSIIGFNDHHIAETLLTTIIAMFMILTLKAAKNHEITFENIKNKELNAHKMLFMYMILTGVALGAYSLAWIGAIFFSFVIGVYITIQYIQNHMHGKSNDYVAITGVVVFTVALIMVLVTPYVGNTKSLTLKGLAAGIVAFPILNLLSTVMNKKGIKKTYYPLAIVLMSLVGIGIAKLLSESAYELITSVFSFFMRTGGGLTIAEASPLLSSGGVFTLQPLWYNFGTLGYISFFALAILIYKAFTKKNTPENTFLIVWTLMIIWAMLQQNRFAYYYSVNAAILSAWIGISILDLAGWQNLTNSIKSKTFTASNIKAMHILSAIFIVLIMVYPGYSIAMQQNQGTGGPNGYWIEATQWLRYNTPDPGLDYYESYERPDTGVSYDYPDTAYGVMSWWDYGHWIEVIGHRIPNANPFQQGIGGRTNSIEEENRPGASTFFTASSEEKATEVLEAVNPDPDKAGARYIVSDVEMATGKFYAMTAWTLDTADYYVQVQTESGYMSVPGQRYYNSMESRLHIFDGNGLKQYRLVHESPIASTQETGYKNVYNVLFGGNLAEENSGYVKIFEYVKGATVTGTASAGETVTISNTILTSQMRTFTYTQTATAGSDGTYSFTVPYSTTGPIEGETQFDTMPTGSYVISYGNTTQQVSVSETDVLNGNTITV
- a CDS encoding AAC(3) family N-acetyltransferase, with protein sequence MDNFDFSKSDIVNALKNVGLKPGDNIFVHSNIGFFGKLEGGNNKDDYYRIFKDAIFEVIGSEGTLVVPTFTYSYCWNQVYDKHSSKSTCGFFSEMVRNDSSSVRSEDGNFSIAAIGKNALYFVSDSPSDSFGEDSFWGKFLKLEGKFCNWNFDSASTFIHFVEKQLNVDYRYDKTFLGKSLIKGKKVDKKFTHFVYDLEKPENSPDFSKFDKVAKSQNFAKTADLGKGQIVLISANDTFKLIEKTIKFCPTFLIKGNTASK
- a CDS encoding glycosyltransferase; amino-acid sequence: MKIKPNDITEQKVITMLFDIIDSIFIWNILIIFEIILFTSYTLVTYIYSKREMKLPEIENLPTVTLIIPMYNEEKVIKEKIENTYRIDYPVDKLKVIIVDDYSTDNSEKIASECINKNGFKVSVVKNEGGKGKARGLNWIFSKITSEITVITDADAILKEDSLLKVVKNYSNQNTGGVTGKIVIISDKTRISKSQEDSYRHYFDLWRQGESNIASVSVCNGPLMSFRTKLLQQIKIDPNAYADDSDMLYKIIGLGYNVVYEKNAVVYERVPLTLKGRTIQKMKRINGLRKVYLNNLKLLGKGKFGTIVYPYALLTHLISPFVVLLITIMYPLVIIKQPLYLGLLIILFVPKIGNLALSFVTTQLIMNFSFIIPTSGSWEAVEDARYELNTVDEK
- a CDS encoding cyclase family protein: MEIGSMKDIIDLTYNIEEGMTTFNAPWHPLVEIHKLGRHEFEGRETRKITVGTHTGTHVDAPLHFIANGNSVDKIPLSKLMGDVTVLDFSYLGENESVTKEMLSDIDLGRKIIFKFGWGKHWGHKKYYANYPYITEEAANYIVSMNVELIAMDTPSPDDSRIKPDDPHDSPVHKILLGNEIILVEYLANTEQITNTEGWKIIVMPLKIKGADGSPARICVYK